A part of Aegilops tauschii subsp. strangulata cultivar AL8/78 chromosome 2, Aet v6.0, whole genome shotgun sequence genomic DNA contains:
- the LOC109786670 gene encoding protein SMAX1-LIKE 4: MRAGAYTIHQSLTAEAAAVLKLAVGLARRRGHAQVTPLHVAFALLSSACSQPLAGGAAYGLLRRACLRSHPAVPPAQHPLQCRALELCFNVALNRLPNSGPYSPPPSSAAPFASSLVQPNPALSNALVAALKRAQANQRRGCVELQQPPPSPGPVQHQGAQQQQQPLLAIKVELDQLIISILDDPSVSRVMREAGFSSATVKGNLEEESALMISSSSSSPPPPVIPPHFFLDHGSIDGCGFGMWPAQFLSSPAVAVPYCKEDVRAVLEVMVRKQGRRTNPVVVGDSVSMAEAVAGELLRCLERGEVPEELAGAHLLKLQLSYVHVRLMSRADVDAKAAELRRSVDAVQRGGLVVYVGDLRWALDEDPAGGGADHTASSYSPVEHMVAELGRLLDDLRASAPPRCRVWLVATASYQTYMRCQHRRGQPSLESAWALQAVAVPTASGTGLTLNNLHSSSSPSATAMQQAMATGQLLAQSPVAMAAEPMVLGGEQEDKLVLCSECNRSYEREASVVKAEAGTEGLRCSLPAWLVLDNKPPADHQMPHQGNYLIELKRKWSRLCRKLHLWRSQQHDPCSPSCFGPGLSAPPNSWWPSPCLLPSNQSTPSIAGFLGLEGLMEHSRSNSRWSPPSPLPCPGLMEPEHPDVKTTLALGTLLPLSDTATSDGRAQGSHDGVAHELERRLRKNIPCQPVGTVAEIVEAVASSRSYGRKGVCLFFKGSDHAAQQRAAAVIAETCCGSADQIIAADPKKFSCAEDFCSDVVSRACKLSCSRFVLVIPDVEHAPRHVVECLVAASRCGCIKDHFGQELDLSGSIIIFTTSELANRATDVISLRLWSSSSPGDVKRKAEIEPPTRECKRARHGSSSGHGIDLDLNLCAGNDSDDDAVPSDITHESDSREHGDLHHLLESVATGVLALDKDADADQRAAAAIREVLVGALGREVQLDDEAAEALTAASGHFLDEVLWRWAVEVFEPAAAAAVVENGGKVVVLGMGPGGGAQVSGFMGSALPIRVLVD, from the exons ATGCGCGCCGGGGCCTACACCATCCACCAGTCGCTCACCGCCGAGGCGGCCGCGGTGCTCAAGCTCGCCGTCGGCCTCGCGCGCCGCCGCGGCCATGCGCAGGTCACGCCGCTGCACGTCGCCTTCGCGCTGCTCAGCTCCGCCTGCTCGCAGCCGCTCGCGGGGGGCGCCGCCTACGGGCTGCTCAGGCGCGCTTGCCTGCGCTCCCACCCCGCGGTGCCGCCCGCGCAGCACCCCCTCCAGTGCCGCGCGCTCGAGCTCTGCTTCAATGTGGCCCTCAACCGCCTGCCCAACTCCGGGCCGTACTCGCCGCCGCCGTCTTCGGCCGCGCCCTTCGCGTCCTCGCTCGTCCAGCCCAACCCGGCGCTCTCCaacgcgctcgtcgccgcgctCAAGCGCGCGCAGGCCAACCAGCGCCGAGGCTGCGTCGAGCTGCAGCAGCCGCCGCCATCCCCGGGCCCGGTGCAGCACCAAGGcgcgcagcagcagcagcagccgctcCTCGCCATCAAGGTGGAGCTCGACCAGCTCATCATCTCCATTCTTGACGACCCCAGCGTAAGCCGCGTGATGCGGGAAGCGGGCTTCTCCAGCGCCACCGTCAAGGGCAACCTCGAGGAGGAGAGCGCGCTCATGATCTCATCCTCGTCTTCGTCCCCTCCTCCGCCGGTCATACCTCCACATTTCTTCCTCGACCACGGCAGCATTGACGGCTGCGGCTTCGGGATGTGGCCGGCACAGTTCTTGAGCTCGCCGGCCGTGGCCGTTCCGTACTGCAAGGAGGACGTGAGGGCGGTCTTGGAGGTGATGGTTCGGAAACAGGGGAGACGGACCAACCCCGTCGTCGTCGGCGACTCGGTGTCGATGGCGGAGGCCGTGGCCGGCGAGCTGCTGCGGTGCCTCGAGCGCGGAGAAGTCCCCGAGGAGCTCGCCGGCGCGCACCTCCTCAAGCTTCAGCTCTCCTACGTGCACGTCCGGCTCATGAGCCGTGCCGACGTGGACGCCAAGGCCGCGGAGCTCCGCCGCAGCGTGGACGCCGTCCAGCGCGGCGGCCTGGTCGTCTACGTCGGGGACCTGCGGTGGGCGCTCGACGAGGAtcccgccggcggcggcgccgaccACACCGCGTCGTCGTACAGCCCGGTGGAGCACATGGTGGCCGAGCTTGGCCGGCTCCTCGACGACCTCCGCGCCAGCGCGCCGCCGCGATGCCGCGTCTGGCTGGTGGCCACGGCCAGCTACCAGACCTACATGCGGTGCCAGCACCGGCGTGGGCAGCCATCGCTGGAGTCCGCGTGGGCGCTACAGGCCGTGGCGGTCCCCACCGCGAGCGGCACCGGGCTGACCCTCAAcaatctccattcttcctcctctccgaG TGCAACTGCGATGCAGCAGGCCATGGCGACCGGGCAGCTGCTTGCCCAGAGTCCTGTGGCAATGGCAGCTGAGCCAATGGTGCTGGGAGGCGAGCAGGAAGACAAGCTGGTGCTGTGCAGCGAATGCAACAGGAGCTACGAGAGGGAGGCGTCCGTCGTCAAGGCAGAGGCTGGCACGGAGGGCCTACGCTGCAGCCTCCCGGCCTGGCTGGTGCTCGACAACAAGCCACCGGCCGATCATCAAATGCCACACCAG GGCAACTATCTGATCGAACTCAAGAGGAAATGGAGCAGGCTGTGCAGAAAGCTTCACCTGTGGCGCAGCCAGCAGCACGATCCGTGCTCCCCTTCTTGCTTTGGCCCTGGGCTATCTGCACCTCCAAACTCGTGGTGGCCGAGTCCTTGCCTGCTGCCGAGCAACCAGAGCACGCCGAGCATTGCAGGCTTCTTGGGCTTGGAGGGACTGATGGAGCATTCAAGGAGCAACAGCAGGTGGTCACCTCCATCGCCTCTGCCTTGTCCAGGCCTCATGGAGCCGGAGCACCCGGACGTGAAGACGACGCTCGCTCTTGGCACCCTCCTCCCGCTCTCGGACACGGCCACCTCCGACGGTCGTGCTCAGGGGAGCCACGATGGAGTGGCGCATGAGCTGGAGCGGCGGCTGCGCAAAAACATACCGTGCCAGCCTGTAGGCACCGTCGCGGAGATCGTGGAGGCGGTCGCCAGCAGCCGGAGCTATGGAAGGAAGGGCGTCTGTCTGTTCTTCAAGGGGAGCGACCACGCTGCCCAGcaacgggcggcggcggtgatcgCGGAGACGTGCTGTGGCTCGGCCGATCAGATCATAGCCGCGGATCCCAAGAAATTCAGCTGCGCCGAGGATTTCTGCTCTGATGTGGTCTCGAGGGCGTGCAAGCTCAGTTGCAGCAGGTTCGTGCTCGTCATCCCCGACGTCGAGCACGCGCCGCGGCACGTTGTCGAGTGTCTCGTGGCGGCATCCAGGTGCGGTTGTATCAAGGACCATTTCGGCCAAGAACTTGATCTCTCTGGATCCATCATTATCTTCACAACATCAGAGCTTGCAAACCGGGCCACCGACGTCATCAGCCTGCGGTTATGGTCGTCGTCGTCGCCCGGCGATGTCAAGAGGAAGGCAGAGATCGAGCCACCAACAAGGGAGTGCAAGAGGGCACGGCACGGCTCCAGCTCCGGCCATGGCATCGACCTTGACCTCAACCTCTGCGCCGGCAACGACAGTGACGACGATGCTGTTCCGAGCGACATCACCCACGAGAGTGACAGCAGGGAACACGGGGACTTGCACCACCTCCTCGAGTCGGTCGCCACCGGCGTCCTCGCCCTTGACAAGGACGCCGACGCTGACCAGCGCGCCGCGGCGGCCATCCGTGAAGTGCTCGTTGGGGCGCTCGGCCGGGAGGTGCAGCTCGACGACGAGGCGGCCGAGGCTCTCACCGCGGCTTCTGGACACTTTCTTGACGAGGTGCTGTGGAGGTGGGCGGTGGAGGTGTTtgaaccggcggcggcggcggcagtggtgGAAAATGGCGGGAAGGTGGTGGTATTGGGGATGGGGCCAGGGGGCGGGGCCCAGGTGTCAGGGTTCATGGGCTCGGCCCTTCCAATCAGGGTCCTTGTAGACTGA